A genome region from Haliotis asinina isolate JCU_RB_2024 chromosome 11, JCU_Hal_asi_v2, whole genome shotgun sequence includes the following:
- the LOC137255355 gene encoding uncharacterized protein has product MFSFVVFLLLVLYCPGSPSHTSHHPLPFSSVPDLPPTIPLIFPTSQESPFSLPHFPSPSPLMQCLGSPSHPSDSPFPFPLSPSPGSRISLPHTPSPSFAIYCPGSPSHPSPSPSPLLKCSVSPSHTSLHLLHFSSVPDLPPTLPLHPLPFSSVLDLPLNLPLHPLPFSSVLDLPPTIPLILPTSPVSPFSLPHFPSPCPLMQCPVSPSHTSPSPSPLLQCPGSPSHYFLYHPPFPSVPDLPPTLPFTLSPYAVSRISLPHFRSHSPLLQCPGPPSPTLPFIPSSAPVSDIFHPLFPSSPPLLPLEFL; this is encoded by the coding sequence ATGTTCTCTTTTGTTGTGTTCTTGTTACTTGTTCTCTACTGtcccggatctccctcccacacttccCATCACCCTCTCCCTTTTTCCAGTGtcccggatctccctcccactattCCCTTGATCTTCCCCACTTCTCAAGAGTCCCCGTtctccctcccacacttcccttcaccctctccccttatgcagtgtctcggatctccctcccacccttCCGATTCACCCTTCCCCTTCcccctctccccttctccagggtcccggatctccctcccacacacCCCTTCACCCTCTTTTGCTATCTACTGtcccggatctccctcccacccttccccttcaccctctccccttctcaaGTGTTCTGTATCTCCCTCTCACACTTCCCTTCACCTTCTCCACTTCTCCAGTGTCCCtgatctccctcccacccttccccttcaccctctccccttctcaaGTGTCCTGGATCTCCCTCTCAAccttccccttcaccctctccccttctccagtgtccttgatctccctcccactattCCCTTGATCCTCCCCACTTCTCCGGTGTCCCCGTtctccctcccacacttcccttcaccctgtccccttatgcagtgtcccgtatctccctcccacacttccccttcaccctctccccttctccagtgtcccGGTTCTCCCTCCCACTATTTCCTTTATCATCCCCCCTTCCCCAGTGtcccggatctccctcccacacttcccttcaccctgtccccttatgcagtgtcccgtatctccctcccacacttccGTTCACActctccccttctccagtgtcctGGACCTCCGTCCCCTACACTCCCCTTCATTCCCTCTTCTGCACCAGTGTCCGACATCTTCCACCCACTATTCCCCTCATCACCCCCTCTGCTCCCTTTGGAGTTCCTCtga